Proteins co-encoded in one Amaranthus tricolor cultivar Red isolate AtriRed21 chromosome 7, ASM2621246v1, whole genome shotgun sequence genomic window:
- the LOC130818959 gene encoding uncharacterized protein LOC130818959, producing the protein MVKEVAESCIDSLLIEMVSSYCDRFYANKPELAARRIEAIGYQVGHQLSERYTMERPRFSDHLEAIKFICKDFWFEIFKKQIDNLKTNHRGTFVLQDNRFRWLAHISIDQSPDSSGVSQDASENLVENKAAQAASMHLYFPCGIIRGALTNLGIPCAVSADISSLPVCSFVVRIKV; encoded by the exons ATGGTGAAAGAGGTAGCAGAAAGCTGTATTGACAGTTTACTGATCGAAATGGTGTCTTCTTACTGCGATCGTTTCTACGCTAACAAGCCTGAACTCGCTGCTCGTCGTATAGAAGCCATTGGCTACCAGGTCGGCCATCAACTCTCTGAGAG GTATACCATGGAGAGACCACGGTTTAGTGACCATCTCGAGGCAATCAAATTTATTTGTAAGGATTTTTGGTTTGAAATCTTCAAGAAACAGATAGATAACCTGAAGACAAATCATAGG GGTACCTTTGTGCTGCAAGATAATCGATTCCGTTGGCTAGCTCACATTTCTATTGATCAATCACCGGATAGTTCTGGTGTATCCCAAGATGCTTCTGAGAACTTGGTGGAGAACAAGGCTGCACAGGCAGCTAGCATGCATCTCTATTTTCCTTGTGGAATCATAAGGGGAGCACTTACAAACTTGGGAATACCTTGTGCTGTTTCCGCTGATATATCTAGCCTTCCTGTTT GCTCATTTGTGGTTCGGATAAAGGTGTAG
- the LOC130818964 gene encoding acyl carrier protein 2, chloroplastic-like has translation MASVTGSSLSATCHPVLRLKTSFTSKNYALNSSVSIGRRYPKAPLRLRVSCAANQETVEKVSKIVRKQLALSEDKEVTGETKFQELGADSLDTVEIVMKLEEEFCVTVEEESAQTITTIKEAADLIEALQKKN, from the exons ATGGCTTCCGTCACCGGTTCATCTCTCTCCGCCACCTGCCATCCTGTACTCCGCCTTAAAACCTCG TTTACCTCCAAGAATTATGCTCTGAATTCATCAGTATCAATTGGAAGGAGATATCCAAAGGCGCCACTTCGCTTGCGGGTTTCTTGTGCT GCTAACCAAGAGACAGTAGAAAAGGTCAGTAAAATTGTGAGAAAGCAGTTGGCTTTGTCAGAGGACAAGGAAGTTACTGGTGAAACCAAGTTTCAAGAACTCGGTGCTGATTCTCTTGACACA GTTGAGATTGTGATGAAGCTTGAGGAGGAATTCTGTGTAACCGTTGAGGAAGAGAGTGCCCAAACCATCACAACCATAAAAGAAGCTGCAGATCTTATCGAGGCACTCCAGAAGAAGAATTAG
- the LOC130818611 gene encoding uncharacterized protein LOC130818611: MSHDRQVSIVRNRTRDDNSDSDEDEMELIAIVSGFIMVVVGAWFDRFQHKEVPWNEHERAIKRTYWLDSLMNDRICKEQLRMDRRCFDKLCEVLVTRGDLVTTRNVTVIEIVAFFLHTLAHDLKNRTIGAVFTRSGETVSRQFHTVLKAVMKIGKYYIKQVDFNVTYDGDNKWKWFEGALGALDGTLIKMTVPVEDRPRYRDRKGDITTNVLATCDPSLRFNYVFPGWEGSASDPRILGDALRRPNGLKVPRNKYFLVDLGYSNAQGFLAPYKGTCYHLNLWRGSAPTNYKGLFNLRHSSARNTIERAFGLLKKRWAILRKSSFYDKQTQVRIINACFILHNFVREENLDEENLLNEVDDDLSNVEAFDTMEDEGEDFISKVMSNKRSYVSWNKQMDDILTRVLLEQINNKEKGDGDFKPQAYQAVVDELKRELGIALNVDHVRNRTKS, translated from the exons ATGTCTCATGATCGACaagtttctattgttagaaACCGAACTAGAGATGACAATAGTGATAGCGATGAAGATGAAATGGAACTAATTGCAATAGTTAGTGGCTTTATTATGGTTGTAGTGGGAGCATGGTTTGATAGGTTTCAGCATAAAGAAGTACCTTGGAACGAACATGAACGTGCAATTAAAAGAACATATTGGTTGGATTCCCTCATGAATGATAGGATTTGTAAAGAGCAGTTACGTATGGATCGGAGATGTTTTGATAAGTTATGCGAGGTTTTAGTTACTAGAGGAGACCTAGTTACTACTAGGAATGTGACCGTAATAGAAATTGTTGCTTTTTTTCTACATACTCTTGCCCATGATCTGAAGAATAGAACTATTGGTGCCGTGTTCACTCGTTCGGGAGAAACGGTAAGCCGTCAATTCCATACCGTGCTCAAAGCTGTGATGAAAATAGGCAAGTATTATATCAAGCAAGTAGATTTCAATGTGACTTATGATGGAGACAACAAGTGGAAGTGGTTTGAGGGGGCACTTGGGGCACTTGATGGGACACTTATTAAGATGACAGTTCCCGTTGAAGATCGACCTAGATATAGAGATAGGAAAGGAGATATTACTACCAATGTACTAGCTACATGTGATCCAAGTCTTCGGTTCAATTATGTTTTTCCTGGCTGGGAGGGATCGGCTTCTGATCCTCGCATTTTAGGGGACGCCCTACGAAGACCCAATGGTCTCAAAGTTCCTAGGA ataaatattttcttgttgatttgGGATATTCTAATGCACAAGGCTTCTTGGCTCCATATAAAGGTACATGTTACCATTTAAACTTGTGGAGAGGAAGTGCTCCTACAAACTACAAAGGATTGTTCAACTTGCGTCATTCATCCGCACGTAATACTATTGAAAGAGCCTTTGGGTTATTGAAAAAGAGGTGGGCTATATTGAGGAAAAGTAGCTTTTATGATAAGCAAACACAAGTAAGAATCATAAATGCATGCTTTATTCTCcataattttgttagagaagaaAATTTGGATGAGGAGAATTTGTTAAATGAGGTGGACgatgatttatcaaatgtagAAGCTTTTGATACAATGGAGGATGAAGGGGAGGATTTCATTTCAAAG GTAATGAGCAATAAAAGAAGCTATGTGTCTTGGAATAAGCAGATGGATGACATTCTTACTCgagttttgttagaacaaatCAACAACAAGGAAAAAGGAGATGGAGACTTTAAGCCTCAAGCTTACCAAGCTGTTGTTGATGAGTTAAAGAGAGAGCTAGGCATTGCACTTAATGTGGATCATGTGAGAAACCGAACTAAGTCGTGA
- the LOC130818610 gene encoding protein MAIN-LIKE 1-like, translated as MAMPGPVDPSVLTLQATHRSVAAWEGSTAQLVTRQHYQASTLRWEVDDRVLDVVELAGFRYIHRLLGGGLELDRALITALVERWRPETHTFHLTVGEATITLQDVAVIMGLPVEGQAVIGHGEGNWPALVHELLGVWPENPQDPTQPKIIVGSSLKLTWLRQHFSAFEDDADDVTVDRHARAYILLNKCPKSVCPKLDANLRSLAFQAVFKLVSCKFNQKDTLLDYFNTAKKLGVPLND; from the exons atggcgatgccgggcccagttgatccatcagtgcttacgcttcaggcgacacacaggagcgtagctgcgtgggagggctccactgcccaattggttactcgtcagcactaccaggcgagtacgttacggtgggaggtggatgacagggtattagacgtagtcgagctagctggtttcagatacattcaccggttgttgggcgggggcttagagctcgatcgagctcttatcactgcattggtggagaggtggaggccggagacacataccttccacctcacagttggcgaggcaacgatcacgttgcaagatgtggcagttatcaTGGGACTGCCGGTTGAAGGACAAGCAGTCATTGGCCATGGggagggaaattggccagcattagtacatgagctgctaggggtttggccggaaaaccctcaagaccccacccagccgaagatcatcgttggatcgtcattgaagctgacttggctTCGACAGCATTTTAGCGCGTTTGAGGATGATGCAGATGATGTGACGGTTGACAGACATGCCCGAGCTTACAtttt ACTTAACAAATGTCCTAAATCCGTTTGTCCTAAACTAGATGCTAATTTGCGTTCTTTAGCATTTCAAGCTGTTTTTAAGCTTGTTTCTTGTAAATTCAATCAGAAAGATACACTCTTGGATTATTTTAACACTGCTAAAAAGTTGGGTGTTCCTTTAAATGATTGA
- the LOC130818962 gene encoding uncharacterized protein LOC130818962, producing the protein MIVITMEDLPQWTEYIKVNKNAAPYRNKCIENWEDICTLFGADRAVGDGAEQHEEAADAMEGETICERTSSSKDPTNSSSRKRKKDSVADAVNSFAESFREYVQSKIKDTPKLTCQEIHAVVSQVLGISRIQTMRAVKKFMNGNPDEFLMLKELPEDEKLDWILLCLDE; encoded by the exons atgatcgtAATCACAATGGAAGATCTACCTCAATGGACAGAATATATTAAG GTAAACAAAAATGCTGCCCCTTATCGCAACAAGTGCATAGAAAATTGGGAAGATATTTGCACTTTATTTGGTGCGGATAGAGCCGTCGGGGATGGTGCAGAACAACACGAGGAGGCAGCGGATGCCATGGAGGGGGAGACGATCTGTGAACGAACAAGCTCTTCTAAGGATCcaactaattcaagctctcgcAAGCGGAAAAAGGATAGTGTAGCTGATGCGGTAAATAGTTTTGCCGAGTCATTTAGAGAGTACGTGCAAAGCAAGATTAAAGACACTCCGAAACTCACTTGTCAAGAGATTCACGCTGTTGTTTCTCAAGTGCTTGGCATTTCTAGGATTCAGACTATGCGGGCAGTAAAGAAGTTTATGAATGGTAATCCCGACGAGTTTCTGATGTTGAAAGAACTACCGGAGGATGAGAAACTCGACTGGATACTCTTATGCCTTGATGAGTAG
- the LOC130818963 gene encoding protein CANDIDATE G-PROTEIN COUPLED RECEPTOR 2-like → MSSLSLSPALDIPISSESNSSATIAETLSLKTDDHRFYNWLFDCHGFWHNFFLILSSALFLLYLAFQAKKCYTKLCNGRSHIINSYYGIVWLVTLLNFAWCCLQIWECTPGKTLSWNLLSLFTTSGLLFLEVSLIAFLLQGNYTSSTEALTRTFAISAFLVGLDICLKGIYVFAFGVPLFIESEHSHRMKWGLWIVHKLVPTAVYGFILFMYHSSWRERLPARPAYHKYITIMFGVNGLTLFACFLSGTGFWFWLYDIIDICYHALYLPLIYKTFLADFFQEEDLNLDNVYYSEMKDAGFFDSDWE, encoded by the exons ATGTCATCTCTATCACTTTCCCCAGCTCTTGATATCCCAATTTCATCGGAATCAAATTCCTCTGCGACAATCGCCGAAACTTTGAGCCTAAAAACGGATGATCATCGGTTTTACAATTGGTTATTTGATTGCCATGGATTTTGGCACaacttttttctaattttatcttCTGCGTTGTTCTTGTTGTACTTAGCATTTCAAGCTAAGAAATGCTACACGAAGCTTTGCAATGGAAGGTCTCACATTATTAACTCGTATTATGGAATTGTTTGGCTTGTTACCCTCCTCAATTTCGCTTGGTGTTGTCTTCAg ATATGGGAGTGTACTCCAGGAAAGACGCTATCATGGAACCTTCTATCACTATTCACTACTTCAGGGTTGCTATTTCTGGAAGTGAGTTTGATTGCTTTTCTTCTTCAAGGAAATTATACAAGCAGTACAGAAGCTTTGACCCGTACATTTGCTATCTCCGCATTCCTAGTTGGTTTGGATATTTGTCTTAAG GGAATTTATGTTTTTGCATTCGGGGTTCCATTATTCATTGAAAGTGAGCATTCACATCGAATGAAATGGGGTTTGTGGATTGTGCACAAGTTGGTGCCAACAGCAGTTTATGGCTTCATACTTTTCATGTACCATTCCAGCTGGAGAGAGAGGTTGCCAG CAAGACCTGCATATCACAAGTACATCACCATCATGTTCGGCGTAAATGGATTGACACTTTTTGCTTGTTTTCTTAGCGGAACTGGTTTTTGGTTCTG GCTCTATGATATCATAGATATATGCTACCATGCATTATACCTTCCTCTGATATACAAGACATTTTTAGCAGATTTTTTCCAG GAGGAAGACTTGAACTTGGATAATGTATACTACTCGGAGATGAAAGACGCTGGATTTTTCGATTCGGATTGGGAGTGA